The proteins below are encoded in one region of Aquisphaera giovannonii:
- a CDS encoding RNA polymerase sigma factor gives MSNAGTKSLHQDIELLFSGESGEEHGDARLIELFLTGREEVRDRAFGLLVGRHGPMVLRICRQVLGDAHEADDAFQAVFLVLARCVAKVRRRDSLASWLYGVSLRVSAAARSRLLERRRKERPADELDLDSREPAGKAADDDRRKDDAEVVREELVRLRDAYREPIVLCYLEGLTHDQAAARLQCPVGTVRSRLARGRDQLRGRLARRGVTVPAVLGPLAAWLAGEAEAAGTAAFPAAIPVGLLSATVQTASRFSRGESMATAFLSTCSVNLAKEVLAAMTYRTLTLAALAVVPAASMVVGGAALVAQTQHGKGGARPTTLPDRPEVSSVALARQDVAPKTWTTPEAIPEQLAKARADYDEKVEAYREGRIAMEALLKGEGQLNGEEGMLGKEPRSAKAVRHLHRLEDVEAIAKGRFARARDGTVEKEQLVRDLAAVATELGYARRSVLLDRPFPEPRAEDLVEAARQRLDAQRVYYEEGRITIDRYVQASEGLMEAERLASRAEEGRRAAQARHVDRLKEIERVERARMEAGRGTVADFAEIVQNRVAAELRLRGSIAAPAADEPDIKALEARLQAVEKTLSEVLKQLAERPR, from the coding sequence ATGTCGAACGCGGGGACGAAATCGCTCCATCAGGACATCGAGTTGCTTTTCTCCGGCGAATCCGGCGAGGAGCACGGCGACGCTCGGCTGATCGAGCTCTTCCTGACGGGCCGGGAGGAGGTTCGGGACCGGGCGTTCGGCCTGCTGGTGGGGCGGCATGGGCCGATGGTCCTACGGATCTGTCGGCAGGTGCTGGGCGACGCTCACGAGGCGGACGACGCCTTCCAGGCCGTGTTCCTGGTGCTCGCCCGCTGCGTGGCGAAGGTGCGGCGGCGCGATTCGCTCGCGAGCTGGCTCTATGGGGTGTCGTTGCGCGTCTCCGCCGCGGCCCGCTCGCGGCTCCTCGAGAGGCGGCGGAAGGAGCGGCCGGCCGACGAGCTCGACCTCGACTCGCGGGAGCCCGCCGGCAAGGCGGCCGACGACGACCGCCGGAAGGACGACGCGGAGGTCGTCCGCGAGGAGCTGGTGCGCCTGCGGGACGCCTATCGCGAGCCGATCGTGCTCTGCTACCTGGAAGGCCTCACGCACGACCAGGCCGCGGCCCGCTTGCAATGCCCCGTCGGCACCGTCCGGAGCCGCCTGGCACGCGGGCGGGACCAGCTCCGAGGGCGTCTCGCCCGCCGCGGGGTGACGGTCCCGGCCGTGCTGGGCCCGCTCGCCGCCTGGCTGGCGGGTGAAGCGGAGGCCGCCGGGACCGCGGCCTTCCCCGCCGCCATCCCCGTGGGGCTGCTGTCGGCGACCGTGCAGACCGCCTCGCGATTCTCGCGGGGCGAGTCGATGGCCACCGCATTCCTCTCGACTTGCTCGGTGAACCTGGCGAAGGAGGTACTCGCTGCCATGACGTATCGGACTCTGACCCTGGCCGCCCTCGCGGTCGTCCCCGCCGCCTCGATGGTCGTCGGAGGGGCCGCGCTCGTCGCCCAGACGCAACACGGAAAAGGCGGCGCGAGGCCGACGACCCTTCCAGACCGTCCCGAGGTGAGTTCAGTCGCGCTCGCGCGGCAGGACGTCGCCCCTAAGACCTGGACGACCCCGGAGGCGATTCCGGAGCAGCTCGCGAAGGCCCGGGCCGATTATGACGAGAAGGTGGAGGCGTACCGGGAAGGTCGCATCGCGATGGAGGCCTTGCTCAAGGGAGAGGGCCAGCTCAATGGAGAGGAGGGGATGCTGGGGAAGGAGCCGAGGTCCGCCAAGGCGGTTCGCCACCTGCACAGGCTGGAGGATGTGGAAGCCATCGCGAAAGGGAGGTTCGCACGGGCCCGGGACGGCACGGTTGAGAAGGAGCAGCTCGTCAGAGACCTGGCCGCCGTGGCGACCGAGCTCGGATACGCCCGCCGTTCCGTGCTGCTGGATCGGCCCTTCCCGGAGCCGCGGGCCGAGGACCTCGTCGAGGCGGCACGGCAGCGGCTCGATGCGCAACGGGTCTATTACGAGGAAGGACGCATCACGATCGATCGCTACGTTCAAGCCAGCGAGGGGCTCATGGAGGCGGAACGGCTGGCGTCCCGGGCGGAGGAGGGACGCCGCGCAGCCCAGGCCAGGCACGTGGACCGCCTCAAGGAGATCGAGCGGGTCGAACGGGCGCGAATGGAGGCGGGCCGCGGCACGGTCGCCGACTTCGCCGAGATCGTGCAGAATCGCGTGGCCGCGGAACTCCGCCTGAGGGGATCCATCGCGGCCCCCGCGGCGGACGAGCCCGACATCAAGGCCCTCGAAGCCCGCCTGCAGGCCGTGGAGAAGACGCTGAGCGAGGTCCTGAAGCAGCTCGCCGAGAGGCCCCGATGA